One region of Gemmatimonas sp. UBA7669 genomic DNA includes:
- a CDS encoding histone deacetylase — protein sequence MHLWSSSRYAIELPEGHRFPMAKYALLREAVLRDGLVRAEALHDPARAAREEVLRVHTPEYVAHIEDGTLPHAEQRRIGLPWSPSFVERAFRVVQGTLEAAECALRDGVAMNLAGGTHHAFPDRGEGFCTFNDVAIAVRRLQAMGRVRRVAIVDLDVHQGNGTHACFAGDPSVYTFSMHGAKNFPFHKVPGTRDVELEDGTTDDTYLGLLREHLPEVLRASRPDLVVYLSGADPHEGDRLGRLAMTFEGLMARDAYVVGSCREVGIPVVATMSGGYGRDVHDTVAVHVNTVRVLRAFAEG from the coding sequence CTGCATCTCTGGTCGTCGTCCCGCTACGCCATCGAATTGCCTGAGGGACACCGGTTCCCGATGGCCAAGTACGCCTTGTTGCGTGAAGCCGTGTTGCGCGATGGGCTGGTGCGTGCTGAAGCGCTGCACGATCCGGCGCGTGCGGCGCGCGAGGAAGTGCTGCGGGTGCACACGCCGGAGTATGTGGCACACATCGAGGACGGTACGCTCCCCCATGCGGAGCAGCGGCGCATCGGGTTACCATGGAGCCCGTCGTTTGTCGAGCGGGCGTTCCGCGTGGTCCAAGGCACGCTGGAGGCGGCCGAGTGCGCGCTGCGTGATGGGGTGGCCATGAATCTGGCGGGTGGTACGCATCATGCGTTTCCCGATCGCGGCGAAGGCTTCTGCACGTTCAACGATGTGGCCATTGCGGTGCGGCGTCTGCAGGCGATGGGACGTGTTCGCCGGGTGGCGATCGTCGATCTTGATGTGCATCAGGGCAACGGCACCCATGCCTGCTTTGCCGGTGACCCATCGGTGTACACGTTCAGCATGCATGGCGCGAAGAATTTTCCGTTCCACAAGGTGCCGGGCACGCGCGATGTGGAGTTGGAAGATGGCACCACCGACGACACCTATCTGGGGCTGCTGCGGGAGCATCTGCCGGAGGTGCTGCGCGCGTCGCGTCCCGATCTGGTGGTATACCTTTCGGGAGCCGATCCGCACGAGGGCGACCGACTGGGGCGATTGGCGATGACGTTCGAGGGGCTCATGGCCCGCGATGCCTACGTGGTGGGCAGTTGCCGCGAGGTGGGCATCCCGGTGGTGGCCACGATGAGTGGCGGCTACGGGCGTGATGTGCACGACACGGTGGCCGTGCATGTGAATACGGTGCGGGTGCTACGGGCCTTTGCCGAGGGCTAG